From the Fusarium oxysporum Fo47 chromosome X, complete sequence genome, the window CTTTATCACTCCGCCCAAACATCCCCAGCATCAGGGGCAAAGGTATCATCGCCATAGCCAACACAGCTTGAAAGATGGTGAAGTCTTTCATGTTGCGAGGCGGCTCAGCActctcagcagccttcaTACCATTGCCGAGAATGATGAAGCACCCGCCAAGTAGCTGACCGCCAGCCCAGGCAGTAGTGCTAGTGATCTCGGCGCCCGCGGGATACGAGAACTCTGTCAGAACCTCCAAGACAACAGGGACGATAGAAAGCGACGAGATACCGATGAGGCAGAGAACAGCGTATAGTGCACCGATCTCTTTTGCACCTGGAACCCATACGAATGCGAGATAGCAGAGTCCTCCGATTACCACTCCGCAtttgatgacgaggatgaactTCTTGGTTCGGTCGATTATGGGAGCTGTGACGGCAGAGAAGACGAGACCTAGAACGATGAGGAGACCGCCTCCAATACCGGCCTCGGTATCCGAAAACCCGTAGGGTGTGACAATCTGGTTGATCAGGGACGTTGTGGCGACGAAGAGACCAGTGTAGACCCAGAATGGGATGATGATCAGGTAACACTCTAGCGACTGAACCAATATTCGTAGCGATGGTAGAACCTTGGGTCGTTCTATATGGTGAATCGCCGATGGGGAAGTTGGCGGCGCTGCAGGAATAAAACAACCAGGAATGGCCACGGCAGATGACTGCAGATGTAAGCTTCTAAACGACTGTCTGGGGATAAAGGGTCGGAGGGTTGAGACATACAATGATGGCCACATATAAGACCACAGAAGAGATATCACTAGGTTCATTCGTCCATAACGGAACGACGATGGATCCAATCGCTGCTCCAGTTGGGTTTGCAAGACTCATAACAGCCGTCGCCGTCACACGTCCTTTGCTCGTAAACCACGTTTCGGAGAAGCGCGTGGGGGCACTCAAAACAAGAGATTGCGACATGCCCAAGAGAGCTTGAGCGACAGCGACGACGGAAACCTTGTTCCCATCGGAAGAGTAAGATCCAGCATAGCGAACCCAGTTGCCGATTAGGAGAAGCGCACTGCCGCTGATGAGAGTAGGTCGCAGACCCcagtcaagaagcttgatggtGACGAAAGTCATGGCAAAGTTTGCAAAGACGAAGATGCTGCTTAGCCAATTGACCATTGTTTCGTCTACTCCGTAGAATTTGGCGGTGGATGAGGTGACGGGCGAAAAGGTAAGCCACTGGAGGTATGGTTAGTTTCCATTGTTCTCCTTGGCGAGATTCAATACTGTGCGGGAGAAGACAAGCGTATGTGCAAGGTGATCCCCAACAGACTGATCACAAGAACAACATACCGACCAGCTAACCATGACGTTTAGCAGTGTCAACACAACAAGCCCGAACCAACGGATCTTGTATGTCCTGTACGGCTGTTCTATACTACCGCGCCTGACTGAGGAGGTTGAATCGTCAGGGGCAAAGACAGTCGGAGAGTTAGggtccttcttgtccatgtcAGCGCTAGGACCTGCAGATTGAGCTGCTGGGGCTGCTTCGAACACGGAATTCTGAGATGTTGACGCCATTTTCGCTGCCTCCTTGGTCTGTTGTTTGTCTACTTGGTGATGGTTCAACAAAAATGGCATCACATTTAAATGACAAGCTCCGTGGAAATAAACGCAAAGGGAGCCCTGGCATGGGTGATGTCTCTATCTATTCTATTGCATATCTAAGCGCGTATTGTTGTGATACCTGAGTCAGGCGAAGATCTTTCCCCCTGGTTACCCCGCAAACGTAGCTTTCTTTATCTTAGATATGCCGACATCGACAATCAAGGCTAACTTGTTTATCACAGACCGGGCCCGCGGGTCGCGAGGAGCGGGCTGCGCGGGCCGCCGCCTCCTTTCCCCGCCTCATTTTCTCAACATTAAGCCAGTTGCGCATTGACCGGCCACGACAATTCTCTCCGACACTCCGATCGTATCGCCCACTGGGGTTTCACGTTGTATTCTACACCGTCTCTATCGTTTGCAGGCGAAATCAAGCATCAAAAGTTTACACATCATCGCCGAGCGAGAGAAAAAAATGGCCGAGGAACATTCCCCAGAGCCAGTTGGTCGAGTGGTAAGAACCTCATCTACTCCCATGTCCAGGCTAGATAGTCAACGTCGAGAATTACCATCTAATACTGGCTGTCATATTGGCGTAGTGCGACCGATGCCGTCTTCGAAAGGTGGGCTGCGCCCCGATAAAAGCTTGTACAGTGACTAAAATTAAAGCAACAATAAAGATTCGATGTGATAGATTATTTCCGTGTTCCAATTGCCGAACAGTCCAAAAGGCCTGTAGCTTGGTTGGATCCACGCAAGGAATACGGCAATCCAAGCAAAGAGTCCTCATATCCTCACAATAGTAAGTCCCTCTATCAACTGTCTATTGATTAAGATAAACCGTATCTTAATTGGCTTGCTTGAAAAACAGCGAACAAAAGATAGATCGCATAGAGAACCGTCTTGAGGGTATAGAACAGCTCTTGCGTAGGGCTTTTGATGAACAACCTATTACCAGAAGTGTTGCAAGACCTCCCGAGTCATTACCT encodes:
- a CDS encoding major facilitator superfamily domain-containing protein, producing MASTSQNSVFEAAPAAQSAGPSADMDKKDPNSPTVFAPDDSTSSVRRGSIEQPYRTYKIRWFGLVVLTLLNVMVSWSWLTFSPVTSSTAKFYGVDETMVNWLSSIFVFANFAMTFVTIKLLDWGLRPTLISGSALLLIGNWVRYAGSYSSDGNKVSVVAVAQALLGMSQSLVLSAPTRFSETWFTSKGRVTATAVMSLANPTGAAIGSIVVPLWTNEPSDISSVVLYVAIISSAVAIPGCFIPAAPPTSPSAIHHIERPKVLPSLRILVQSLECYLIIIPFWVYTGLFVATTSLINQIVTPYGFSDTEAGIGGGLLIVLGLVFSAVTAPIIDRTKKFILVIKCGVVIGGLCYLAFVWVPGAKEIGALYAVLCLIGISSLSIVPVVLEVLTEFSYPAGAEITSTTAWAGGQLLGGCFIILGNGMKAAESAEPPRNMKDFTIFQAVLAMAMIPLPLMLGMFGRSDKVALKRTNVHQST